From the genome of Fusobacterium varium, one region includes:
- the melR_2 gene encoding Melibiose operon regulatory protein — protein sequence MKYIEFKEDMVHGSTKFPFAYYYVNSYHPRYHMITHWHKEYEIIRILSGTFNIKIDAVSYTVKTGDILFLNSGAIHSGIPVDCTYECLVFDISSLLQQNSLVNTELNALIHYKKKIQLLFDKKLGAVYDILNQMFEIMKDKKNGYQLRIYGNLYYFLGLVEEKNLYIKEKEFSAINKKSLSRIKKVLFFIETKYMENISLEDMAKTIKMNEKYFCKFFKEITKKTPMEYLNHYRIECACEKIKFFDSSITDVAYDCGFNDTSYFTKVFKKYNSGMTPREYSKLYLKKE from the coding sequence ATGAAATATATTGAGTTTAAAGAAGATATGGTTCATGGTTCTACAAAATTTCCTTTTGCATATTATTATGTAAATAGTTATCATCCTAGATATCATATGATTACTCATTGGCATAAAGAATATGAAATAATTAGAATCTTGTCAGGAACATTTAATATTAAAATTGATGCTGTTTCATATACAGTAAAAACTGGAGATATTCTATTCTTAAATAGTGGAGCTATACATTCTGGAATTCCTGTTGATTGTACTTATGAATGCCTTGTATTTGATATTTCTTCTCTTTTACAACAAAATTCTCTTGTAAATACTGAATTAAATGCTTTGATTCATTATAAAAAAAAGATTCAACTATTATTTGATAAAAAATTAGGAGCAGTTTACGATATACTTAATCAAATGTTTGAAATAATGAAAGATAAAAAAAATGGATATCAACTCCGTATATATGGAAATCTTTATTATTTTTTAGGACTAGTTGAAGAAAAAAATCTTTACATAAAAGAAAAGGAATTTTCTGCTATCAATAAAAAATCTCTTTCTCGAATAAAAAAAGTTCTATTTTTTATTGAAACAAAATATATGGAAAATATTTCATTGGAAGATATGGCAAAAACAATAAAGATGAATGAAAAATATTTTTGTAAATTTTTTAAGGAGATTACTAAAAAAACTCCTATGGAATATTTAAATCACTATAGAATAGAATGTGCTTGTGAAAAAATAAAATTTTTTGACAGCTCTATAACTGATGTAGCTTATGATTGTGGATTTAATGATACAAGTTATTTTACAAAAGTTTTTAAAAAATATAATTCAGGAATGACTCCAAGAGAATACTCAAAACTATATTTAAAAAAAGAATAA
- the fucU gene encoding L-fucose mutarotase, protein MLKNIPNIISPELLKILSEMGHSDYLVIADGNFPAESIGKECKVIRMDGHNIPEVLDAILRLFPLDSYVAHPVSLMEVMKGDNVKTPIWDEYRLIVKEYDTRGENAFENIERFSFYEKSKKAYAIIATGEKALYANIILQKGVI, encoded by the coding sequence ATGTTAAAAAATATACCAAATATAATTTCACCAGAATTATTAAAAATATTATCTGAAATGGGTCATAGTGATTATTTAGTTATTGCTGATGGAAATTTTCCAGCTGAATCTATAGGAAAGGAATGTAAGGTAATAAGAATGGATGGTCATAATATTCCAGAAGTATTAGATGCAATATTAAGATTATTTCCACTTGATTCTTATGTGGCACATCCAGTTAGTTTGATGGAAGTTATGAAAGGGGATAATGTAAAGACTCCTATTTGGGATGAATATAGACTTATTGTAAAAGAATATGATACGAGAGGAGAAAATGCTTTTGAAAATATAGAAAGATTTTCATTTTATGAAAAATCTAAAAAAGCATATGCAATTATAGCAACTGGAGAAAAGGCTCTATATGCAAATATAATATTACAAAAAGGTGTTATATAA
- a CDS encoding Predicted membrane protein, putative toxin regulator has protein sequence MEPLKNFFKRKNIEITVKRYCIDAFSHMALGLFSTLLIGTILNTIGGKLGITFLTDVIWKIARDMTGPAIGVAVAYGLQAPHLVLFSSTITGAAGAIYGGPVGSFIGAVVGAEFGKMVSKETKIDIIVTPAVTILTGALVVYYVGPGVAKFMEAFGAFIMYATELQPFYMGIIVSVVVGIALTLPISSAALCMMIGLSGLAAGASTVGCSAQMVGFAVMSFKENGWGGLVAQGLGTSMLQIGNIVKNWRIWIPPTLASAILGPVSTVILKYQNIPIAAGMGTSGLVGQFGTLSTMEGLGRGGVSLYVGIFMLHFILPAILTLVIASFMRKKNWIKDGDLKLDL, from the coding sequence GTGGAACCACTAAAGAATTTTTTTAAAAGGAAAAACATCGAGATAACAGTAAAAAGATACTGTATAGATGCTTTCAGCCACATGGCTTTGGGACTTTTTTCAACACTTCTTATAGGAACGATACTTAATACTATTGGTGGAAAATTAGGAATAACTTTTCTTACAGATGTTATTTGGAAAATAGCAAGGGATATGACAGGGCCAGCTATAGGGGTAGCAGTTGCCTATGGACTTCAGGCACCTCATCTTGTATTGTTCTCATCTACAATAACTGGAGCAGCAGGAGCTATTTATGGAGGACCAGTGGGATCTTTCATAGGAGCAGTAGTAGGGGCAGAATTTGGAAAAATGGTATCTAAGGAAACAAAAATAGATATAATAGTGACTCCAGCAGTAACTATCCTTACAGGAGCATTAGTTGTATATTATGTAGGTCCTGGGGTAGCAAAATTTATGGAGGCATTTGGTGCTTTTATAATGTATGCAACAGAACTTCAGCCATTTTATATGGGAATAATAGTATCAGTGGTAGTAGGGATAGCTTTGACACTTCCTATCAGCAGTGCAGCACTATGTATGATGATTGGATTGAGTGGACTGGCAGCAGGAGCTTCTACAGTAGGCTGTTCAGCACAAATGGTTGGATTTGCAGTAATGAGCTTTAAGGAAAATGGCTGGGGTGGTCTTGTAGCACAAGGCTTAGGTACTTCAATGCTGCAAATAGGAAATATTGTTAAAAATTGGAGAATATGGATACCTCCTACGTTAGCTTCAGCTATATTAGGACCAGTATCAACAGTAATATTGAAATATCAAAATATACCAATAGCAGCAGGAATGGGAACAAGTGGATTAGTTGGACAATTTGGAACTCTTTCTACTATGGAAGGACTGGGAAGGGGAGGAGTATCCCTTTATGTAGGAATTTTTATGCTTCACTTTATTCTTCCAGCTATTCTTACCCTTGTAATAGCCAGTTTTATGAGAAAGAAAAATTGGATAAAAGACGGAGACTTGAAATTAGATTTGTAA
- the sulD gene encoding Bifunctional folate synthesis protein, translating to MDKIYINNLEFIAYHGVFPEEKKLGQKFLVSAEMTTSTREAGKTGNLKKSTHYGLVANDIGEIFTGKSIDLIETCAEEIAEMILTKYPLISEVKVTVKKPWAPLQMHFENVAVEITRKRHTVYLSIGSNMGDKKQNLLTAIEKIGLIKHTTVTKTSTIVETEPFGVKEQDDFLNACLEIKTLLYPHELLEELLKIEEEMGRKRIKKWGPRIIDIDILLFDKEVIEDDDLAVPHPWMCDRSFVLDPLCEIAPNVVHPLEKKTIFNLKRVLDEILDEKENEILS from the coding sequence ATGGATAAAATATATATCAACAATCTTGAATTTATAGCATATCATGGAGTCTTTCCAGAAGAAAAAAAATTAGGGCAGAAGTTTTTGGTTTCAGCAGAAATGACAACATCAACAAGAGAAGCTGGAAAAACTGGTAATTTGAAAAAGTCTACTCATTATGGACTTGTGGCTAATGATATAGGAGAAATATTTACTGGGAAAAGCATAGATTTAATAGAAACTTGTGCTGAAGAGATAGCAGAAATGATATTGACTAAATATCCTTTGATTTCAGAAGTAAAAGTGACAGTAAAGAAACCTTGGGCGCCTTTGCAGATGCATTTTGAAAATGTGGCTGTGGAGATAACAAGGAAAAGACATACAGTTTACCTTTCAATTGGATCAAATATGGGGGATAAGAAACAAAATCTTCTTACAGCTATAGAAAAAATAGGTTTAATAAAACATACAACTGTCACTAAAACAAGTACTATTGTTGAAACAGAACCTTTTGGAGTAAAAGAGCAAGATGATTTTCTTAATGCATGTTTAGAAATAAAAACTCTTTTATATCCTCATGAACTTTTAGAAGAACTTTTGAAAATAGAAGAAGAAATGGGAAGAAAAAGAATAAAAAAATGGGGTCCTAGAATTATTGATATAGATATACTTCTTTTTGATAAAGAAGTGATAGAAGATGATGATTTAGCTGTACCTCATCCATGGATGTGTGATAGGAGTTTCGTTCTTGATCCATTATGTGAAATAGCTCCAAATGTAGTCCACCCTTTAGAGAAAAAAACTATCTTTAATTTAAAAAGAGTTTTAGATGAGATTCTAGATGAAAAAGAAAATGAAATATTGAGTTAA
- the folE_2 gene encoding GTP cyclohydrolase 1, whose product MCEHHFLPIFGKIDIAYIPNGKIVGFGDIIKVIDILSKRPQIQERLGAQIADAIYETLNCQGVMIIIKAKHMCMTMRGEKE is encoded by the coding sequence ATGTGTGAGCATCATTTTCTTCCTATATTTGGTAAAATAGATATAGCATATATTCCAAATGGTAAAATAGTAGGTTTTGGTGATATAATAAAAGTAATAGATATCCTTTCTAAAAGACCACAGATACAAGAAAGATTAGGAGCTCAAATAGCTGATGCAATATATGAAACTCTTAATTGTCAAGGAGTCATGATAATTATAAAAGCTAAACATATGTGTATGACTATGAGAGGAGAAAAAGAGTAA
- the folE_1 gene encoding GTP cyclohydrolase 1, translated as MKKIDENKIENAFRDIIDALGENINREGLKDTPKRMAQSYGELFSGLLQNPEDVLKRTFEVEKMIS; from the coding sequence ATGAAAAAGATAGATGAAAATAAAATAGAAAATGCTTTTAGAGATATAATAGATGCTTTAGGAGAAAATATTAACAGAGAGGGATTGAAAGATACTCCAAAGAGAATGGCACAGAGCTATGGAGAGCTTTTTTCTGGATTATTACAAAATCCTGAAGATGTTCTTAAAAGAACATTTGAAGTAGAAAAAATGATCTCATAG